A part of Ziziphus jujuba cultivar Dongzao chromosome 8, ASM3175591v1 genomic DNA contains:
- the LOC132805087 gene encoding ankyrin repeat-containing protein BDA1-like has product MDNRLFEAAQTGNIQILHELLAENPFILHTIELSSQGFNPLDIASTAGHVEFVKEIIRLRPDFAKQVNQDGFSPIHIAAAIGNMDTVREFMKVDQKLCRLEGRNRWTALHYAASRGKVDTIQEMLLACPKSIEDVTVQNETALHLAVKNCQFQAINFMVTWVREMKKDEILDMKDEHGNSILHLATWRKQRQARKILLLLIYF; this is encoded by the coding sequence ATGGATAACAGGCTATTCGAGGCTGCTCAAACTggaaatatccaaattttgcaCGAACTGCTTGCTGAGAATCCCTTCATACTTCACACAATTGAACTTTCTTCACAAGGCTTCAATCCCTTAGACATTGCTTCCACCGCCGGACATGTTGAGTTTGTTAAGGAGATTATAAGATTGAGACCGGATTTCGCCAAACAAGTTAATCAAGATGGTTTTAGCCCCATCCATATAGCAGCTGCTATTGGTAATATGGACACAGTGAGAGAGTTTATGAAAGTTGACCAGAAACTCTGCCGGTTAGAAGGAAGAAATAGATGGACAGCTCTTCATTATGCAGCTAGCAGAGGGAAGGTAGACACGATTCAAGAAATGCTATTAGCTTGTCCAAAGAGCATTGAAGATGTGACAGTGCAAAATGAAACTGCTTTGCATCTTGCTGTTAAGAACTGCCAATTCCAGGCAATCAATTTCATGGTGACATGGGTCAGAGAAATGAAGAAGGATGAGATCTTAGATATGAAAGATGAACATGGCAATTCAATTCTTCACCTTGCTACATGGAGAAAACAACGCCAGGCAAGGAAAATCTTATTActtctcatttatttttaa
- the LOC107427233 gene encoding uncharacterized protein LOC107427233 gives MIMIIIILLVLEWLISNPGTNPLPLEVNAVNKSGLTALDVLLIFASEAGDREIEEILRNAGARRARDMIMSLSTTPPYEITNNNIQTPSAANGPTTSDLCADNLVNYFKFKRGRDSPSDARTALLVIAVLVTTATFQAGLNPPGGVWQDTESNGGPRNPSYEAGRSIMGSYHPVNYLLFMVFNSIGFSVSIYMITVLISNFPFLWEFRACVLALYFTYNIAITSMAPNSLKVFLTAFSSALPSLSPLIAKLVSKLIMASRGFLTHLKHRFTC, from the exons ATGATCATGATCATTATCATACTACTg GTTTTAGAATGGTTAATCAGCAATCCTGGAACTAATCCATTGCCATTGGAAGTAAATGCTGTAAACAAGAGTGGTCTAACAGCACTTGACGTTCTACTAATTTTCGCAAGCGAAGCCGGAGACAGAGAAATCGAAGAGATCCTTCGCAATGCAGGAGCTAGGAGAGCAAGAGATATGATCATGAGCCTCTCAACTACACCTCCATATGAAATCACTAATAACAATATTCAAACCCCATCAGCAGCAAATGGTCCAACCACATCAGATCTCTGTGCAGACAATTTGGTGAACTACTTCAAGTTCAAGAGGGGCAGAGATTCGCCAAGCGATGCTCGAACAGCGCTGTTAGTAATAGCGGTATTAGTAACAACAGCAACATTTCAAGCAGGACTTAACCCTCCAGGAGGTGTTTGGCAGGACACAGAGTCAAATGGGGGTCCAAGGAATCCTTCATATGAAGCAGGAAGGTCCATTATGGGTTCATATCATCCAGTAAATTATTTACTATTCATGGTTTTTAACTCCATTGGATTCTCAGTTTCTATTTATATGATCACCGTGCTCATAAGCAATTTCCCATTCCTGTGGGAGTTTCGAGCCTGTGTTTTGGCTCTCTATTTTACATACAACATTGCAATTACTTCCATGGCACCTAACAGCTTGAAAGTCTTCCTCACTGCATTTTCTTCAGCTTTGCCGTCTTTGTCCCCATTGATAGCCAAGCTCGTTAGCAAACTTATAATGGCTTCCAGAGGATTTCTTACACATCTCAAGCACAGATTTACTTGTTAA